A genome region from Brassica oleracea var. oleracea cultivar TO1000 unplaced genomic scaffold, BOL UnpScaffold01200, whole genome shotgun sequence includes the following:
- the LOC106321064 gene encoding uncharacterized protein LOC106321064, translating into MLKLANPGTIADLETEVDDDGDECFMYLFLAFGALVEGFKKLRHVLVIDGTHLSGKYKGVLLTASGQDANFQVFPLAFGIVDAENKDAWTCKGLAKLVTKAATAYRLADYKDYFNKIKASNSACIIYLANIGARQWSRVHYVGERYNIMTSNIAEQLNNALAEGRGSSIIELLVFIQRMMTRWFNAHRNKAERHHGALTVEVDKVITKAMSTMRGTAVNPISNWTCVVVEKFGSKHHVLLDEKKCTCKYFDRIKIPCGHAMLAADRLGIPYETLVGHWYKTGAWRDTYAGLFCLEERPHDAEIPFEIRDQVLYPPITKRLAGRRRKS; encoded by the exons ATGCTTAAGCTAGCTAACCCCGGAACTATCGCTGATCTGGAAACCGAagttgatgatgatggtgatgagtgtttcatgtatttgtttttggCTTTTGGTGCTTTAGTGGAAGGGTTCAAAAAGCTGCGCCATGTATTGGTCATAGATGGGACACATCTTAGTGGAAAATATAAGGGTGTTTTGCTAACGGCCAGTGGACAAGATGCTAACTTTCAGGTGTTTCCACTCGCCTTTGGCATAGTGGATGCAGAGAATAAAGATGCTTGGACCtg CAAAGGATTGGCGAAGCTTGTGACTAAGGCTGCCACTGCATACAGGTTAGCAGACTACAAAGACTatttcaacaaaataaaagcGAGTAACAGTGCATGTATTATATACCTAGCAAACATTGGCGCTCGCCAGTGGTCTAGAGTGCATTATGTTGGTGAAAGGTATAATATAATGACCAGCAATATTGCTGAGCAACTCAACAATGCCCTAGCTGAGGGTAGGGGATCGTCAATCATCGAGCTGCTAGTATTTATTCAGCGTATGATGACCAGGTGGTTCAACGCCCATAGGAATAAGGCGGAGCGTCACCACGGCGCATTGACAGTTGAGGTTGACAAAGTGATAACCAAAGCTATGTCTACCATGCGAGGAACTGCGGTGAACCCTATCTCTAATTGGACCTGCGTGGTGGTTGAGAAGTTTGGATCGAAGCACCACGTTCTACTAGATGAGAAGAAGTGTACGTGTAAGTATTTTGACAGGATCAAAATCCCCTGTGGTCATGCCATGCTTGCAGCCGACAGACTAGGGATCCCCTACGAGACGTTGGTTGGACACTGGTACAAGACTGGGGCTTGGAGAGACACGTATGCAGGCTTATTCTGTCTAGAGGAGAGGCCACATGATGCTGAGATTCCTTTTGAGATCAGGGACCAAGTCTTATACCCTCCCATAACTAAACGCCTGGCTGGGAGACGTAGGAAGTCGTGA